A genomic region of Raphanus sativus cultivar WK10039 chromosome 6, ASM80110v3, whole genome shotgun sequence contains the following coding sequences:
- the LOC130495717 gene encoding S-alkyl-thiohydroximate lyase SUR1-like, whose translation MGYIELISEWPWYGGADKAAKASTVTLRRVIYMLFDNCSKDIKKTILPLGHGDPSVYPCFRTCIEAEDAVVNALRSGKSNSYSVTDYLNPDLPNKLTPDDIFLTVGCNHGIELVFESLARQNANILLPHPGFTHYDARAVYSGLEIRKFDLLPDREWEIDLQGVEAVADENTVAIVVIN comes from the exons ATGGGGTATATCGAGTTAATCTCCGAATGGCCATGGTACGGTGGAGCAGACAAGGCCGCGAAAGCCTCGACCGTGACGCTGAGACGCGTTATCTACATGCTCTTCGACAACTGCAGCAAGGACATCAAAAAGACTATTTTGCCCCTTGGCCATGGAGATCCTTCCGTCTATCCTTGCTTCCGCACCTGTATCGAGGCGGAAGACGCCGTCGTCAACGCCCTCCGCTCCGGCAAAAGCAATTCTTACT CCGTCACCGATTATCTGAACCCAGATCTTCCGAACAAGCTGACACCGGACGACATCTTCCTGACAGTTGGATGCAACCATGGGATAGAGCTTGTGTTCGAATCGTTGGCTCGACAAAACGCAAACATATTGCTCCCACATCCTGGTTTCACTCACTACGACGCTCGTGCTGTCTACAGTGGACTCGAGATCCGCAAGTTCGATCTTCTCCCCGACAGAGAATGGGAGATCGATCTCCAAGGCGTCGAAGCCGTTGCAGACGAGAACACTGTGGCCATTGTTGTGATTAATTGA